A single window of Rubripirellula lacrimiformis DNA harbors:
- a CDS encoding glucuronate isomerase, protein MSDSIRESIYEAIASIRLIDPHTHINPHAAGSTTLADLLGYHYYTELAHSAGMPKQQIEEPGIGPRELVRRLVENLSPLENTAQYRWLVEICRMFFGFDGDRIDASNWESLYDTAETQMASADWAQMVLDQSNVEAVFLTNDFDDDLAGFDTDTYIPCLRTDDLVFHLAKPEVRQRLAGCSGIELDGSLASLRASLRQRFQHFVARGARACAISLPPTFQPAPVSDGRAATALDQVLRRGVLADDSHKQALSRRVFWTLAELCDEFGLPFDLMIGVNRGVYANGVYQGQDLYDSRVSLIQYRELFNAFPDVKFPVSVLASVTNQELVSYAWIFPNVITNGHWWYSNTPSFIARDAAARLEAVPQTKQIGYYSDAYKLEFVWPKFDMYRHVLSGVLADHFVGSCGWSEERAVALGRRVLRDNVDEIFPRPTKQPERVDPLADTWTDDDSGISLGSIGSAGAAAIGAAGILGGNDSPTSPSSESDRMTALPSDAGSSETVAIDDDDDEDGLADFATVSEADETIRIDEDDASEVDPIVDSLNPLMDLDPLPSEDEIQSAEVDDVELRDTSSQRTAPDAESIASELDDQPLDLGDMFADDDGPQASVEDGPQIKQLRGEESFNPDDESLKLTPDPLTGELTFAVGDDEEIADPNATLEIKDDDEQKPS, encoded by the coding sequence ATGTCTGACTCCATCCGCGAATCGATTTACGAAGCGATTGCATCGATTCGACTGATCGACCCCCACACGCACATCAATCCCCATGCGGCCGGTTCGACAACTTTGGCAGACCTGTTGGGCTATCACTATTACACCGAACTGGCGCATTCGGCGGGGATGCCGAAGCAACAGATCGAAGAACCGGGGATCGGCCCGCGTGAACTGGTTCGCCGATTGGTCGAAAATCTCTCGCCGCTGGAAAATACGGCCCAGTACCGATGGTTGGTCGAAATCTGTCGGATGTTCTTCGGGTTCGATGGCGATCGGATCGACGCGTCGAATTGGGAATCGCTGTACGACACGGCCGAAACCCAGATGGCATCGGCGGATTGGGCCCAGATGGTGCTGGATCAAAGCAACGTCGAAGCGGTCTTTTTGACCAACGATTTTGATGATGATTTGGCCGGCTTCGACACCGACACTTACATCCCTTGCCTGCGCACCGACGATCTGGTGTTCCACTTGGCCAAGCCCGAAGTCCGCCAGCGTTTGGCCGGTTGTTCGGGGATCGAATTGGACGGGTCGCTGGCTTCGTTGCGGGCGTCATTGCGTCAGCGGTTCCAGCACTTTGTCGCACGCGGGGCGCGCGCTTGTGCGATCTCGTTGCCGCCAACCTTCCAGCCCGCCCCGGTCAGCGATGGGCGAGCGGCCACCGCGCTGGACCAAGTCCTTCGCCGCGGTGTGCTGGCGGATGATTCGCACAAACAGGCGCTGTCGCGTCGCGTGTTTTGGACGCTGGCGGAACTCTGTGACGAATTCGGGCTGCCCTTCGATCTGATGATTGGCGTGAATCGTGGCGTCTATGCCAACGGCGTCTACCAGGGCCAAGACCTGTACGACAGCCGCGTGTCGTTGATCCAGTATCGGGAACTGTTCAATGCGTTCCCCGATGTCAAGTTTCCCGTCTCCGTTTTGGCCAGCGTCACCAACCAGGAATTGGTCAGTTACGCATGGATCTTTCCCAACGTGATCACCAACGGTCACTGGTGGTACAGCAATACGCCGTCGTTCATCGCTCGCGATGCGGCTGCCCGATTGGAAGCCGTCCCCCAAACCAAGCAGATTGGTTATTACAGCGACGCCTATAAATTGGAATTCGTCTGGCCCAAGTTCGACATGTACCGTCATGTGCTCTCCGGCGTGTTGGCCGACCACTTTGTTGGCAGCTGTGGGTGGAGCGAAGAGCGCGCGGTCGCACTGGGCCGTCGCGTGCTACGAGACAACGTCGACGAGATTTTTCCGCGACCGACGAAACAACCCGAACGGGTCGATCCGTTGGCGGACACCTGGACCGATGATGATTCCGGAATCTCGCTAGGTTCGATCGGTTCCGCCGGTGCCGCGGCGATCGGAGCAGCCGGGATTCTGGGGGGAAATGATTCACCGACATCACCCAGCAGTGAATCGGATCGGATGACTGCCCTGCCCTCGGACGCTGGATCCAGCGAAACCGTTGCGATCGATGATGACGATGACGAAGACGGGCTAGCCGATTTCGCCACCGTCAGTGAAGCCGACGAAACGATCCGTATCGACGAAGACGATGCATCCGAAGTGGATCCGATCGTTGATAGCCTGAATCCGTTGATGGACCTGGATCCGTTGCCAAGCGAAGACGAGATCCAGTCGGCCGAAGTGGATGATGTCGAATTGCGAGACACGTCGTCCCAGCGAACCGCACCGGATGCGGAATCCATCGCCAGCGAACTGGACGACCAACCGTTGGACCTGGGTGATATGTTTGCCGACGACGATGGGCCCCAGGCTAGTGTCGAAGACGGTCCGCAGATCAAACAGCTTCGCGGCGAAGAATCGTTCAATCCCGACGATGAATCGTTGAAACTAACGCCCGATCCATTGACCGGTGAATTGACCTTCGCAGTTGGCGACGACGAAGAGATCGCCGACCCCAACGCGACGTTGGAAATCAAAGACGACGACGAACAGAAGCCCAGCTGA
- a CDS encoding 2-isopropylmalate synthase: MIRIFDTTLRDGEQSPGASMNLAEKLEVAQLLEAMGVDIIEAGFPIASPGDFEAVQKIASAIHHSTICGLARCADKDIDAAWEAVKGARQSRIHVFLATSAIHREFKLRMSTDEIVERAVAGVKRAKGYCDDVEFSPEDACRTEHDFLCRVVEAAIDAGATTVNIPDTVGYATPTEIYERFTMLRNRVPNIDKAVLSTHCHDDLGMAVANSLSAVAAGAGQIECTINGIGERAGNAALEEVVMAMKTRQDYFHCTTRIDSTRLVPASRLVSKTTGIQVQRNKAIVGRNAFAHESGIHQDGMLKERSTYEIMSPEDVGFAKTDLVLGKHSGRAALADRAKMLGFTLTAEQLNTVFTEFKTLADKKKEIYDGDIVALVQHQISGSVDAQWTLVNYVVTSGKGRGPVVELTLRNGDEESTEKIEQGDGPIDAAFWAVEKITGVEVVCKDYRVRSATLGRDAIGEVNLEVEHKGRSYRGVGVSTDTVESTILAMLNAVNRIIADSPKPAQA; the protein is encoded by the coding sequence ATGATTCGGATCTTCGACACCACGCTGCGTGACGGCGAACAATCGCCCGGCGCCAGCATGAACTTGGCCGAGAAGCTGGAGGTTGCACAGCTGCTAGAGGCGATGGGCGTGGACATCATCGAGGCCGGTTTTCCGATCGCTTCGCCCGGCGACTTCGAAGCGGTCCAAAAGATCGCTTCGGCCATCCACCATTCGACGATCTGCGGACTAGCCCGCTGTGCGGACAAGGACATCGACGCTGCGTGGGAAGCCGTCAAAGGGGCTCGCCAATCACGCATCCACGTATTCTTGGCGACCAGTGCGATTCACCGCGAATTCAAACTTCGCATGTCGACCGATGAAATTGTCGAGCGTGCGGTGGCCGGCGTCAAACGAGCCAAAGGCTACTGTGACGACGTCGAGTTTTCCCCCGAGGATGCCTGCCGCACCGAGCATGATTTCCTGTGCCGCGTGGTCGAAGCCGCCATCGACGCCGGGGCGACCACCGTCAACATTCCCGACACCGTCGGTTATGCCACCCCCACGGAAATTTACGAACGATTCACGATGCTTCGCAATCGCGTGCCGAACATCGACAAGGCCGTGCTTAGCACCCACTGCCACGACGACCTGGGCATGGCGGTCGCCAACAGCTTGTCGGCCGTTGCCGCCGGGGCAGGGCAGATCGAATGCACGATCAACGGCATCGGCGAACGCGCGGGCAATGCGGCTCTTGAAGAAGTCGTGATGGCGATGAAGACGCGTCAGGACTATTTCCACTGCACCACTCGGATCGACAGCACGCGTTTGGTGCCCGCCAGCCGTTTGGTCAGCAAAACGACCGGGATCCAAGTGCAACGCAACAAGGCCATCGTCGGCCGCAACGCGTTTGCTCATGAATCCGGCATCCACCAAGACGGCATGCTGAAAGAACGCAGCACCTATGAAATCATGTCACCCGAAGACGTTGGATTTGCGAAGACCGACTTGGTCTTGGGCAAACACAGCGGACGGGCGGCGCTTGCCGACCGCGCCAAGATGCTGGGCTTCACTTTGACGGCCGAGCAATTGAATACCGTGTTCACGGAATTCAAAACGTTGGCCGACAAGAAGAAAGAAATCTACGACGGCGACATCGTCGCGCTGGTCCAACACCAGATCAGCGGCAGCGTCGACGCGCAGTGGACACTGGTCAATTACGTCGTCACCAGCGGCAAGGGACGCGGCCCGGTGGTCGAACTGACCCTTCGCAATGGCGATGAAGAATCGACCGAGAAGATCGAACAGGGTGACGGTCCAATCGACGCAGCCTTCTGGGCTGTCGAAAAGATCACTGGCGTCGAAGTCGTCTGCAAGGACTATCGCGTTCGCAGTGCAACGCTGGGACGTGACGCGATCGGCGAAGTCAATCTAGAAGTCGAACACAAAGGCCGCAGCTATCGCGGTGTCGGCGTCAGCACGGACACGGTCGAAAGCACGATCCTGGCCATGCTGAACGCGGTCAACCGGATCATCGCCGACAGCCCCAAACCGGCACAGGCTTAA
- a CDS encoding EscU/YscU/HrcU family type III secretion system export apparatus switch protein, with amino-acid sequence MSDSSGDKKHLATEKKRRQSREQGQIAKSQDLTSAGMLLAALAALWMLGEPACAHMAGAIADALSTPRMAPIGTQDASNWLLGGSARLAIAAVPMLLAMFVAGVLVNVSQTGLILTTSKIEPKLSNISPLAGVKRILSLQGVMRLGFGIFKLMIIGAVAYAALRYYRDPILSLAQMSVPQIASVMFRSLMGTCVWIGVALFILAIAEYAFQHWKQEQDMMMSDQEMRDEMKETEGDPQVAARRRHVQRQMMMQRAESEVPKADVVVSNPTELAIAIQYDPLTMPAPIVLAKGAGPLAQKIRRIALENGIPVVERKPLAQVLYKTVDVGQIVPTEQYQAVAEVLRYVYQLQGKDIPKATAA; translated from the coding sequence ATGTCTGACAGCAGTGGTGACAAGAAACACTTAGCAACCGAAAAGAAGCGGCGTCAGTCGCGCGAACAGGGCCAGATCGCCAAGAGTCAGGACCTGACCTCGGCCGGCATGCTGTTGGCGGCATTGGCCGCGCTGTGGATGCTGGGCGAACCAGCCTGCGCCCACATGGCAGGTGCGATCGCCGACGCGCTGTCGACTCCCCGCATGGCACCCATCGGGACGCAGGATGCATCAAATTGGCTGCTGGGTGGATCGGCACGACTAGCGATCGCCGCGGTACCGATGCTGTTGGCAATGTTCGTCGCCGGCGTGCTGGTCAACGTCTCGCAGACCGGTCTGATTCTGACGACGTCCAAAATTGAACCCAAGCTAAGCAACATCAGCCCACTTGCCGGCGTCAAACGGATCCTGTCGCTACAGGGCGTTATGCGACTGGGATTCGGGATTTTCAAACTGATGATCATTGGCGCCGTCGCCTATGCGGCGCTGCGATACTATCGCGATCCCATTCTATCGCTGGCACAAATGAGTGTGCCGCAAATCGCCAGCGTCATGTTTCGATCGCTGATGGGAACCTGCGTGTGGATCGGTGTCGCTCTTTTCATCTTGGCCATTGCCGAATATGCGTTCCAACATTGGAAGCAAGAACAGGACATGATGATGAGCGACCAAGAGATGCGTGACGAGATGAAAGAAACCGAAGGCGACCCGCAAGTCGCCGCTCGCCGCCGACATGTCCAGCGACAAATGATGATGCAACGCGCCGAATCGGAAGTCCCCAAAGCCGATGTCGTTGTCAGCAACCCCACCGAACTCGCCATCGCGATTCAATACGATCCACTGACCATGCCCGCCCCGATTGTGCTGGCCAAGGGCGCCGGGCCACTGGCCCAAAAGATTCGCCGAATCGCACTCGAAAACGGGATCCCCGTCGTCGAACGCAAACCGCTGGCGCAGGTCCTCTACAAGACCGTTGACGTCGGCCAGATCGTGCCAACCGAACAGTACCAAGCCGTCGCCGAAGTGCTGCGGTACGTGTATCAGTTGCAGGGCAAAGACATCCCCAAAGCAACCGCAGCCTAA
- a CDS encoding flagellar biosynthetic protein FliR, which translates to MEPDVAASTTSILTQWMGDHLLLGVLVLTRLSALLMSMPAIGVGVPNRVRAFLAIMITALLLPSVSAVTPAESLPQMDNLVELAIALAREGMIGLLIGATVQLIITGLQLGGEAITSTGGMQLGDAIDPTTRSSMPAIARMVGMLVTAVMLAAGGHRMMLDILMDSFQSLPAGDVTFDESMMTLIVDQLTSGMVAGIRVAAPVMAALLLANVVTGLISRTLPQINVLAIGLSINALAMLVVLALTIGSAGLIFQNELAVTAVRLGKLW; encoded by the coding sequence ATGGAACCGGACGTGGCTGCATCGACGACGTCGATTCTGACCCAATGGATGGGCGACCACCTGTTGTTGGGTGTGTTGGTACTGACGCGGCTGAGCGCACTACTGATGTCGATGCCAGCGATCGGTGTCGGCGTCCCCAACCGCGTGCGAGCGTTCTTGGCGATCATGATCACCGCCTTGTTGCTGCCGTCGGTTTCCGCCGTTACCCCCGCGGAATCGTTGCCCCAGATGGACAATTTGGTGGAACTTGCGATCGCACTGGCTCGCGAGGGCATGATTGGACTGCTGATCGGTGCGACCGTTCAACTGATCATCACCGGGCTGCAGCTTGGTGGCGAAGCGATCACCAGCACCGGCGGTATGCAATTGGGCGACGCGATCGACCCGACCACACGCAGCAGCATGCCAGCGATCGCACGGATGGTTGGGATGCTGGTGACGGCGGTGATGTTGGCGGCCGGCGGTCATCGCATGATGCTAGATATTTTGATGGACAGTTTCCAATCGCTGCCAGCCGGCGATGTGACGTTCGATGAATCCATGATGACGCTGATCGTTGATCAATTGACCTCCGGCATGGTCGCCGGCATCCGCGTTGCCGCACCGGTGATGGCGGCTCTGCTATTGGCCAACGTGGTCACCGGACTGATCAGCCGAACTCTGCCACAGATCAACGTGCTGGCGATCGGACTTAGCATCAACGCGTTGGCCATGTTGGTCGTGTTGGCGCTCACGATCGGATCGGCTGGATTGATCTTCCAGAACGAACTGGCCGTCACCGCCGTCCGACTCGGAAAGCTTTGGTGA
- a CDS encoding flagellar biosynthetic protein FliQ, translating to MDPADAIDLCRATLIAAVVIAAPMLLVGMAAGLAVGLMQALTQVQDQTVAFVPKVLAMAAALVACLPWLLTRLVEFTRHVFEHAGMP from the coding sequence ATGGATCCTGCCGACGCCATCGACCTTTGCCGTGCGACGCTGATTGCCGCTGTCGTGATCGCTGCGCCGATGCTGTTGGTCGGCATGGCTGCCGGCTTGGCGGTCGGCCTGATGCAGGCGTTGACTCAGGTCCAAGACCAAACGGTCGCCTTTGTGCCCAAGGTGCTGGCCATGGCGGCAGCGTTGGTGGCGTGCTTGCCCTGGTTGCTAACGCGATTGGTTGAATTCACGCGGCATGTGTTCGAGCACGCAGGGATGCCGTGA
- the fliP gene encoding flagellar type III secretion system pore protein FliP (The bacterial flagellar biogenesis protein FliP forms a type III secretion system (T3SS)-type pore required for flagellar assembly.), protein MISRGPISVPTNAIDMIGGGPEQWTSPEGMASSLQVLLLLTVLSMAPAILLMTTCYVRIIIVLGLLRQAIGLQSLPPSQVMTSIALFMTMFVMTPVWTRVYEDAVKPYTDPETPMTLEEAYEAGAIPIRQFMSRQIDVAGNEDDVLLFYGYMDSEADLPTGYEDVPMRVLLPAYILSELKTAFLMGFQIYLPFLIVDLVVASVTISMGMLMLPPQVISLPFKLLLFVLVDGWHLVVKMLMDSFGTIG, encoded by the coding sequence ATCATCTCGCGCGGCCCGATCTCGGTCCCCACCAATGCAATCGACATGATCGGCGGCGGGCCGGAACAGTGGACCAGCCCCGAAGGGATGGCCAGCAGTCTGCAGGTGTTGTTGCTGTTGACCGTGCTTAGCATGGCACCGGCAATCCTGTTGATGACGACCTGCTATGTCCGGATCATCATCGTGTTGGGGCTGCTGCGCCAAGCGATCGGGCTGCAATCGTTGCCGCCCAGCCAAGTGATGACCAGCATCGCGTTGTTCATGACCATGTTTGTGATGACACCGGTGTGGACCCGCGTCTATGAAGACGCCGTCAAACCGTACACCGATCCCGAGACCCCGATGACGCTCGAAGAAGCGTACGAGGCAGGGGCCATTCCGATTCGCCAGTTCATGTCGCGTCAGATTGACGTGGCGGGCAACGAAGACGACGTGCTGCTGTTTTATGGATACATGGACAGCGAAGCCGACCTGCCGACGGGTTACGAAGACGTCCCGATGCGAGTGCTGTTGCCAGCCTACATCCTGAGCGAATTGAAGACGGCGTTCCTGATGGGATTCCAAATCTACCTGCCATTCCTGATCGTCGACTTGGTCGTCGCCAGCGTGACGATTTCGATGGGCATGCTGATGCTGCCGCCCCAAGTGATCTCGTTGCCATTCAAACTGTTGCTGTTCGTCCTCGTCGACGGCTGGCACCTGGTCGTCAAGATGCTGATGGACAGCTTCGGCACCATTGGTTGA
- the hisN gene encoding histidinol-phosphatase produces MSQNPDSWTEAHDGRLSAMIDVAVAAGHHTLKYFRSDSLVIDAKSDESPVTVADREAEQLVRKLIQQRFASDTVQGEEFAEQAGTSRYRWVVDPIDGTKSFVCGVPLYSTLLALEWDGKPLGGVIFIPATGEIIVAAVGQGSWFKDDHAVESSPWKKAAVSTKSDIAEAVFVVSQVDSFDQRGAQSAYKDLEKAAWLTRSWGDGYGYLMVATGRADIMVDPECNAWDVAAILPVVVEAGGKFTDWKGIETCRGGDGVGTNGRLHDAALKMLR; encoded by the coding sequence ATGTCGCAAAATCCTGATTCCTGGACCGAAGCCCACGACGGCCGATTGTCGGCGATGATCGACGTCGCCGTCGCAGCCGGACACCACACGCTGAAGTATTTTCGCAGCGACAGTTTGGTGATCGATGCGAAATCCGACGAATCCCCCGTCACGGTCGCCGACCGCGAAGCCGAGCAGTTGGTCCGCAAATTGATCCAGCAGCGGTTTGCTAGCGACACGGTGCAAGGCGAGGAATTCGCCGAACAGGCCGGCACCAGCCGCTATCGATGGGTCGTCGACCCGATCGATGGGACCAAATCGTTCGTCTGTGGCGTTCCTCTGTATTCGACGCTGCTGGCGCTGGAATGGGACGGCAAACCGCTGGGCGGAGTCATCTTCATTCCCGCGACTGGCGAAATCATCGTCGCCGCGGTGGGGCAGGGCAGTTGGTTCAAAGACGACCATGCCGTCGAATCGAGCCCCTGGAAAAAGGCCGCCGTTTCGACCAAATCGGACATCGCCGAAGCGGTGTTTGTGGTCAGCCAAGTCGATTCGTTCGATCAACGCGGTGCCCAATCCGCCTACAAGGATCTGGAAAAAGCCGCCTGGCTGACTCGATCCTGGGGCGATGGATACGGATACCTGATGGTGGCCACCGGGCGAGCCGACATCATGGTCGACCCCGAATGCAACGCCTGGGATGTGGCCGCGATCCTGCCGGTTGTGGTCGAAGCCGGTGGCAAATTCACCGACTGGAAAGGCATCGAAACCTGTCGCGGCGGCGACGGGGTGGGCACCAACGGGCGACTGCACGACGCCGCGCTGAAAATGCTTCGCTGA